In Gopherus evgoodei ecotype Sinaloan lineage unplaced genomic scaffold, rGopEvg1_v1.p scaffold_31_arrow_ctg1, whole genome shotgun sequence, a single window of DNA contains:
- the LOC115640591 gene encoding cytochrome c oxidase subunit 6B1: protein MADTIQAKLDNYKTAPFDSRFPNQNQTRNCWQNYLDFHRCEKAMAAKGADATCCQWYRRVYKSLCPISWVNAWDERRAEGTFPGKI, encoded by the exons ATGGCTGACACTATCCAGGCCAAGCTGGACAACTACAAAACTGCCCCCTTCGACAGCAGGTTCCCAAACCAGAACCAGACTCGCAACTGCTGGCAGAACTACCTCG ACTTCCATCGCTGCGAGAAAGCCATGGCAGCCAAGGGAGCCGACGCCACGTGCTGCCAGTGGTACCGCCGTGTGTACAAGTCCCTCTGTCCCATCTCTTGG GTCAACGCCTGGGATGAGCGCCGGGCAGAAGGAACTTTTCCTGGCAAGATCTGA
- the LOC115640404 gene encoding CD276 antigen-like has protein sequence MKTFLVPWLHFPILFIGKVQSAPDVVAHFGGDVTLSCLFPSQPGMNLQRLTLTWQKERAGAEALVVHSYYYGREQLEKQDEAYRSWTRLDPEGLTRGNASLTLRGVRTQDEGVYLCHVTSELGKTSERRELRVAAPFSEPQLTFSLSSAGVTLTVHTGGGYPAATMRWLDKAGRDVTAEGATEQQVDEQGLYHITSWVTVPPATHSPRLTFILTPGVLGATITRPLSLQLSPGLLGPPASCLEVCLAVICAACLFIVPLAVAFLYRLRQGPAGSRSWRKAEEEEEEQKEISCPIPASPTGHEQPAGPESLGIFGGELELPRARSSTTQAPSSPGN, from the exons ATGAAGACTTTCCTCGTCCCTTGGCTGCACTTTCCCATTCTGTTCATAGGAAAAG TGCAGTCAGCACCAGACGTGGTAGCTCATTTCGGGGGGGACGTCACCCTGAGCTGCCTCTTCCCGTCCCAGCCCGGGATGAACCTCCAGCGTCTGACCCTCACCTGGCAGAAGGAGCGGGCGGGGGCAGAGGCCCTGGTGGTTCATAGTTATTATTACGGGAGGGAGCAGCTGGAGAAACAGGATGAGGCTTATAGGAGCTGGACCCGGCTGGATCCAGAGGGGCTGACTCGGGGCAATGCATCCCTGACACTGAGGGGCGTCCGCACCCAGGATGAGGGCGTCTACCTCTGCCACGTCACCTCGGAGCTGGGCAAGACGTCTGAAcgcagggagctgagagtggcag CCCCGTTCAGCGAGCCCCAGCTGACCTTCAGCCTCTCCAGCGCCGGGGTCACGCTGACCGTCCACACAGGGGGCGGGTACCCCGCGGCCACGATGCGGTGGCTGGACAAGGCAGGCAGGGATGTCACAGCAGAAGGTGCCACGGAGCAGCAGGTGGATGAACAGGGGCTTTACCACATCACCAGCTGGGTCACGGTGCCGCCTGCAACCCACAGCCCCAGGCTGACCTTCATATTAACCCCTGGTGTGCTGGGGGCAACAATCACCCGGCCACTGAGCCTGCAGCTGAGCCCag gactcctgggtcccccgGCCTCCTGCCTTGAGGTCTGCCTGGCTGTCATCTGTGCCGCCTGCCTCTTCATCGTCCCGTTAGCTGTTGCGTTTCTCTACCGTCTCCGCCAGGGCCCGGCTGGATCCCGCTCTTGGAGgaaggctgaggaggaggaggaggaacagaaaGAGATCTCCTGCCcaatcccagccagccccactggcCACGAGCAGCCAGCCGGGCCTGAATCCTTGGGGATCTTTGGGGGAGAGCTGGAGCTACCACGAGCAAGATCTAGCACCACCCAGGCTCCATCATCTCCTGGCAACTGA